The Streptomyces europaeiscabiei genome window below encodes:
- a CDS encoding MFS transporter, whose product MSEVENRGRVGGGWTSALALANGAIWVGWYGPLQILLASQAEDFAPGAGMSKETMLAWVTGAGAVVSLLATPLFGALSDRTTSRWGRRTPWIVAGSAGGAVSLLLLAGAGGLWTMVAGWCLVQLTLNASWAAVTAAVPDRVPRLQRGSVGGWLGAAQILGVVVGTGLATLGGGVGAGYAACAVFTLVGVLPYVLGHRDPRLPAAVRPVWSWRGFLGGFWLSPRRYPDFAWAWLTRFLINLSNSIGLLYLLFYLRDRVGYPDPQEGVLILTVVNASTLLATVVVSGVWSDRVGRRKPFVYWSGMVMAAATGIIALWPTWPGTIAASALLGLGFGVFTSVDFALMTDVLPKALDRGKDLGVMNVANSLPQVAAPVMAAPIVTYLGGYRALYLVAAVIGLAGAVFVGRIRAVE is encoded by the coding sequence TTGAGCGAAGTCGAAAACCGGGGGAGGGTCGGCGGGGGCTGGACCTCCGCCCTGGCGCTGGCCAACGGGGCGATCTGGGTGGGCTGGTACGGCCCGCTGCAGATCCTGCTGGCCTCCCAGGCGGAGGACTTCGCGCCCGGTGCCGGCATGTCGAAGGAGACGATGCTGGCGTGGGTGACCGGCGCCGGTGCGGTCGTCTCGCTGCTGGCCACGCCGCTGTTCGGGGCGCTGTCGGACCGTACGACGTCCCGCTGGGGCCGTCGTACGCCCTGGATCGTGGCGGGGTCGGCAGGCGGGGCGGTGTCGCTGTTGCTGCTCGCGGGCGCGGGCGGGCTGTGGACCATGGTGGCCGGCTGGTGTCTGGTGCAGCTGACCCTGAACGCGTCCTGGGCGGCGGTCACGGCGGCGGTCCCGGACCGGGTGCCCCGGCTCCAACGGGGCTCGGTGGGCGGCTGGTTGGGGGCGGCTCAGATCCTGGGCGTGGTCGTCGGCACCGGGCTGGCGACGCTGGGCGGGGGTGTCGGTGCGGGGTACGCGGCGTGCGCGGTGTTCACCCTGGTGGGCGTGTTGCCGTACGTGCTGGGGCACCGGGATCCGCGGTTGCCGGCGGCGGTCCGCCCGGTGTGGTCGTGGCGGGGGTTCCTGGGAGGCTTCTGGCTGAGCCCGCGGCGGTACCCGGACTTCGCGTGGGCGTGGCTGACGCGTTTCCTGATCAATCTGAGCAACAGCATCGGCCTTCTCTACCTGCTGTTCTACCTGCGGGACCGCGTCGGGTATCCCGATCCGCAGGAGGGCGTGCTGATCCTCACGGTGGTGAACGCGTCGACGCTGCTGGCGACCGTGGTGGTCTCCGGGGTGTGGTCGGACCGTGTGGGGCGGCGCAAGCCGTTCGTGTACTGGTCGGGGATGGTGATGGCGGCCGCGACCGGCATCATCGCCCTCTGGCCGACCTGGCCCGGCACGATCGCCGCCTCGGCCCTCCTCGGCCTGGGCTTCGGGGTGTTCACCTCGGTCGACTTCGCCCTCATGACCGATGTCCTGCCGAAGGCCCTCGACCGGGGCAAGGACCTGGGCGTCATGAACGTGGCCAACTCCCTCCCCCAGGTCGCGGCCCCGGTCATGGCCGCGCCGATCGTGACGTATCTGGGCGGCTACCGGGCGCTGTACCTGGTGGCGGCGGTGATCGGGCTGGCGGGGGCGGTGTTCGTGGGGCGGATACGCGCGGTGGAGTAG
- a CDS encoding protein-arginine deiminase domain-containing protein: MLAVSGTLLATPSLAAPSAFAAGAPPTDLRVDTNRDGKVDVTGTTDTSGENGWTVARGALMLPNIDDDTKRCPATGPNGKPLSDAKLAACNDASDTKVNGTADAADLARVRSVPMAGVPAGAQGTVKVTAGAAQTRVFVKRGTKWEPVTAKTRLTRAELKAGVEFGVEARDVIRDAAKWDGTARVRLTVKSSKGTTADSVTLRVAPLLTHHHLQNAQQMLVTKISGGNYGKLNRAFREGLDKAAKSAGITRPTVNFTKYGDIWAQDFVEPAYVSMTGTDGKRQSMRVMLRSAQLDREAGRELFEKMRGPNIGAVQVTGAKDSEEWTLNSMGNLETIPPYAQGDRSYPAGRIIMGQRPDTGSKPAKVMRTFLKSQGLQDPLFLDTSWLHVGHVDEFVQFLPADTPRGWKIAIADPAAGLKLLRDAKAAGHGSTSMFSLPNVPWESISEALASKNLVSDNNLATRRIEANLTVLKRETGVTDAEIVRVPALYTQGREMAGESQSGGDEKIRLPRLTRLGAGTELPDVARDYGQQRRLDDAEADTGALTPDSSAAASPAAPAPSVMTSAYVPGAVNGIVLSRTHYLAPRQWGPVIGGKDIFTEAVTAAYTGAGMKVSYIDDWETYHLGMGEIHCGTNTLRNTSAAWWTR; the protein is encoded by the coding sequence GTGCTGGCCGTGTCCGGCACACTGCTCGCGACGCCCTCGCTGGCGGCGCCCTCGGCGTTCGCGGCCGGGGCGCCCCCGACCGACCTGCGCGTGGACACGAACCGGGACGGGAAGGTCGACGTCACCGGCACCACCGACACATCCGGCGAGAACGGCTGGACCGTCGCCCGGGGCGCGCTGATGCTGCCCAACATCGACGACGACACCAAGCGTTGCCCGGCCACCGGCCCGAACGGCAAGCCCCTCTCGGACGCCAAGCTGGCCGCCTGCAACGACGCCTCAGACACCAAGGTGAACGGCACCGCCGACGCCGCCGACCTGGCCCGTGTGCGGTCCGTACCGATGGCGGGCGTCCCCGCCGGGGCACAGGGCACCGTCAAGGTCACGGCGGGCGCCGCGCAGACCCGCGTGTTCGTCAAGCGGGGCACCAAGTGGGAGCCGGTCACCGCCAAGACCCGCCTGACCCGGGCCGAGCTGAAGGCCGGCGTCGAGTTCGGCGTCGAGGCCCGTGACGTGATCCGGGACGCCGCGAAGTGGGACGGCACGGCCCGGGTCCGGCTGACCGTGAAGTCCTCCAAGGGCACCACCGCGGACTCCGTCACCCTGCGCGTGGCCCCACTGCTGACCCACCACCACCTGCAGAACGCCCAGCAGATGCTGGTCACCAAGATCTCCGGCGGCAACTACGGCAAGCTCAACCGCGCCTTCCGCGAGGGTCTGGACAAGGCGGCCAAGAGCGCCGGGATCACCCGGCCGACGGTGAACTTCACCAAGTACGGCGACATCTGGGCGCAGGACTTCGTCGAGCCCGCGTACGTCAGCATGACCGGCACGGACGGCAAGCGGCAGTCCATGCGCGTGATGCTGCGCTCCGCTCAGCTGGACCGGGAGGCGGGCCGGGAGCTGTTCGAGAAGATGCGCGGCCCGAACATCGGTGCCGTGCAGGTGACGGGCGCCAAGGACTCGGAGGAGTGGACGCTCAACTCCATGGGCAACCTGGAGACCATCCCGCCGTACGCGCAGGGCGACCGCTCGTACCCTGCGGGCCGCATCATCATGGGCCAGCGCCCGGACACCGGCTCCAAGCCGGCGAAGGTGATGCGGACGTTCCTGAAGTCGCAGGGCCTTCAGGACCCGCTGTTCCTCGACACGTCCTGGCTGCACGTCGGCCACGTCGACGAGTTCGTGCAGTTCCTGCCCGCTGACACCCCGCGCGGCTGGAAGATCGCGATCGCCGACCCCGCGGCGGGGCTGAAGCTCCTGCGTGACGCGAAGGCCGCCGGCCACGGCTCGACGAGCATGTTCTCCCTGCCGAACGTCCCCTGGGAGAGCATCTCCGAGGCCCTCGCCTCCAAGAACCTGGTCTCCGACAACAACCTCGCCACGCGCCGCATCGAGGCCAACCTCACGGTGCTCAAGCGCGAGACGGGCGTCACGGACGCCGAGATCGTCCGCGTCCCTGCGCTCTACACCCAGGGCAGGGAGATGGCGGGCGAGTCGCAGTCGGGCGGCGACGAGAAGATCCGCCTCCCCCGACTGACCCGCCTCGGCGCCGGCACCGAACTCCCGGACGTGGCACGGGACTACGGCCAGCAGCGCCGGCTCGACGACGCGGAGGCCGACACGGGCGCCTTGACGCCCGACAGCTCGGCGGCGGCCTCCCCGGCGGCCCCGGCGCCCTCCGTCATGACCAGCGCCTACGTCCCCGGCGCCGTCAACGGCATCGTCCTCAGCCGCACCCACTACCTCGCACCGCGCCAGTGGGGCCCGGTCATCGGCGGCAAGGACATCTTCACCGAGGCCGTGACGGCCGCGTACACCGGCGCCGGCATGAAGGTGTCGTACATCGACGACTGGGAGACGTACCACCTCGGCATGGGCGAGATCCACTGCGGCACCAACACCCTGCGGAACACGTCGGCGGCCTGGTGGACGCGCTAG
- a CDS encoding bleomycin resistance protein, whose product MGEKTIPILPCQSLPPLLDFYEALGFEVAFQQRSPNPYAVVVRGGIELQFFGMKRYEPAASFSTCYVRTDDVDALYAAFRAGLKEAYGRIPTRGLPRLGPLKDMSYGMRQFLMTDPGGNCVRVGQPTSEDQSHRPAPEDTFARALHLASLLADSKDDPAGAARVVDKVLAAGEKPAEPLLVRLLVLRADVAVRLGDEETATAALVQAQAVPLTGEQRDAARDALVRLEDLRDRGPA is encoded by the coding sequence ATGGGCGAGAAGACGATTCCGATCCTTCCGTGTCAGAGTCTCCCACCCCTCCTCGACTTCTATGAGGCCCTCGGCTTCGAGGTCGCCTTCCAGCAGCGCAGCCCCAATCCGTACGCCGTGGTGGTGAGGGGCGGGATCGAGCTGCAGTTCTTCGGAATGAAGCGGTACGAGCCGGCCGCGTCGTTCAGTACGTGTTACGTGCGCACGGACGACGTCGACGCGCTGTACGCGGCGTTCCGGGCCGGTCTCAAGGAGGCGTACGGGCGGATCCCGACGCGGGGGCTGCCGCGTCTCGGACCGCTGAAGGACATGTCGTACGGCATGCGGCAGTTCCTGATGACCGATCCGGGCGGCAACTGCGTGCGTGTCGGGCAGCCTACGAGTGAGGACCAGAGTCACCGGCCCGCCCCGGAGGACACCTTCGCGCGGGCCCTGCACCTGGCGTCCCTGCTGGCGGACTCGAAGGACGATCCGGCGGGCGCGGCGAGGGTCGTCGACAAGGTGCTGGCGGCGGGGGAGAAGCCGGCGGAACCACTGCTGGTGCGGCTGCTCGTGCTGCGTGCCGATGTCGCCGTGCGGCTCGGGGACGAGGAGACGGCGACGGCCGCGCTCGTACAGGCGCAGGCGGTGCCGCTCACCGGCGAACAGCGGGATGCGGCGCGTGACGCGCTCGTACGACTGGAGGACCTGCGGGACCGGGGTCCGGCGTGA
- the era gene encoding GTPase Era, translated as MGAMSVRTQSSEQPAEAAHRAGFACFVGRPNAGKSTLTNALVGQKVAITADQPQTTRHTVRGIVHRPEAQLILVDTPGLHKPRTLLGQRLNDVVRATWAEVDVIGFCLPANEKLGPGDRFIAKELASIKKTPKIAIVTKTDLVDSKRLAEQLIAIDQLGRELGFEWAEIVPVSAVADKQVDLLADLLVPLLPEGPALYPEGDLTDEPEQVMIAELIREAALEGVRDELPHSIAVVVEEMIPREDRPADRPLLDIHAFVYIERPSQKGIIIGPKGKRLKEVGIKSRKQIEALLGTPVFLDLHVKVAKDWQRDPRQLRKLGF; from the coding sequence ATGGGCGCCATGAGCGTCCGTACCCAGTCATCCGAGCAGCCGGCCGAGGCCGCCCACCGTGCCGGCTTCGCCTGCTTCGTGGGCCGCCCCAACGCGGGCAAGTCCACCCTCACGAACGCTCTGGTCGGCCAGAAGGTGGCGATCACGGCCGACCAGCCGCAGACGACGCGGCACACCGTACGGGGCATCGTGCACCGTCCGGAGGCCCAGCTGATCCTGGTCGACACCCCGGGTCTCCACAAGCCGCGCACGCTGCTGGGCCAGCGCCTGAACGACGTCGTCCGCGCGACGTGGGCCGAGGTCGACGTGATCGGCTTCTGCCTGCCCGCGAACGAGAAGCTCGGCCCCGGTGACCGTTTCATCGCGAAGGAACTGGCGTCCATCAAGAAGACGCCGAAGATCGCGATCGTCACGAAGACCGACCTGGTGGACAGCAAGCGGCTCGCCGAGCAGCTGATCGCCATCGACCAGCTCGGCAGGGAACTGGGCTTCGAGTGGGCCGAGATCGTGCCCGTCTCGGCCGTCGCCGACAAGCAGGTGGACCTGCTGGCGGATCTGCTCGTCCCTCTCCTCCCGGAGGGTCCCGCCCTCTACCCCGAGGGCGACCTCACCGACGAGCCCGAGCAGGTCATGATCGCCGAGCTGATCCGCGAGGCGGCTCTGGAGGGCGTCCGTGACGAGCTTCCGCACTCCATCGCCGTCGTCGTCGAGGAGATGATCCCCCGCGAGGACCGCCCCGCCGACAGACCCCTCCTCGACATCCACGCCTTCGTCTACATCGAGCGCCCCAGCCAGAAGGGCATCATCATCGGCCCCAAGGGCAAGCGCCTGAAGGAGGTCGGCATCAAGTCCCGCAAGCAGATCGAGGCCCTCCTCGGCACCCCGGTCTTCCTCGACCTCCACGTGAAGGTGGCGAAGGACTGGCAGCGGGACCCCCGGCAGCTGCGGAAGCTGGGGTTCTGA
- a CDS encoding ammonium transporter, producing MPTVTLAAPLAAPIAAPLAAPAIDTGDTAWLLAATALVLLMTPGLALFYGGMVRTKSVLNMLMMSFVSIALVTIVWLAVGYSLAFGDDAFGGLVGDLEHVGMSDLGPASVHGTVPTLLFATFQLTFAVITAALISGAIADRAKFGAWLVFVPVWALLVYVPVAHWVWGPGGWILDDLGALDFAGGLPVEVTSGASGLALCLVLGPRLGFRKDAMRPHNLPMVMLGAGLLWFGWFGFNAGSALGANGLAAAAFLNTLAAGCTGLLGWLFVEQKRDGHPTTLGAASGAVAGLVAITPSCGSVSLLGALVIGLAAGVVCSYAVGWKFKLNYDDSLDVVGVHLVGGVIGTVLIGVFAVESMTGGAEGLLYGGGLAQLGRQLVAVAAVGAYAFLVTYGIGKLIDKVLGFRADEEHEHTGLDLTVHAETAYDHGVLGHGAQVSASVPSTSSTSSTQKARAQA from the coding sequence GTGCCGACCGTGACCCTCGCCGCGCCCCTCGCCGCGCCGATCGCCGCGCCCCTGGCCGCACCGGCCATCGACACCGGCGACACCGCCTGGCTGCTCGCCGCCACCGCCCTCGTCCTGCTGATGACCCCCGGCCTGGCCCTGTTCTACGGCGGCATGGTCAGGACGAAGAGCGTCCTCAACATGCTGATGATGAGCTTCGTGTCGATCGCCCTGGTCACGATCGTGTGGCTGGCCGTCGGATATTCGCTCGCCTTCGGGGACGACGCCTTCGGCGGCCTCGTCGGCGACCTCGAACACGTCGGCATGAGCGACCTCGGCCCCGCCAGCGTCCACGGCACCGTCCCCACCCTCCTCTTCGCCACCTTCCAGCTGACCTTCGCGGTCATCACGGCCGCGCTGATCAGCGGCGCGATCGCGGACCGGGCGAAGTTCGGGGCGTGGCTGGTCTTCGTGCCGGTGTGGGCGCTGCTCGTATACGTTCCGGTCGCCCACTGGGTGTGGGGGCCGGGCGGCTGGATCCTCGACGACCTCGGCGCCCTCGACTTCGCGGGCGGCCTGCCCGTCGAGGTCACGTCGGGCGCCTCCGGACTGGCGCTGTGCCTGGTCCTCGGGCCGCGGCTCGGGTTCAGGAAGGACGCCATGCGTCCGCACAACCTGCCCATGGTGATGCTGGGCGCGGGCCTGCTGTGGTTCGGCTGGTTCGGCTTCAACGCCGGCTCCGCGCTCGGCGCCAACGGTCTGGCCGCCGCCGCGTTCCTCAACACCCTCGCCGCCGGCTGCACCGGCCTCCTCGGCTGGCTCTTCGTCGAGCAGAAGCGCGACGGCCACCCGACGACGCTGGGCGCGGCCTCCGGCGCGGTCGCCGGTCTCGTCGCCATCACGCCGTCCTGCGGCTCGGTCTCGCTGCTCGGCGCGCTGGTCATCGGCCTCGCCGCCGGTGTCGTCTGCTCCTACGCCGTGGGCTGGAAGTTCAAGCTGAACTACGACGACTCGCTCGACGTGGTGGGCGTCCACCTCGTCGGCGGCGTCATCGGTACGGTCCTGATCGGCGTCTTCGCCGTCGAGTCGATGACCGGCGGGGCCGAGGGCCTCCTCTACGGCGGCGGGCTCGCCCAGCTCGGCAGGCAGCTGGTGGCCGTGGCCGCCGTCGGGGCGTACGCCTTCCTCGTCACGTACGGCATCGGGAAGCTGATCGACAAGGTGCTCGGCTTCCGTGCGGACGAAGAGCACGAGCACACCGGTCTCGATCTTACGGTGCACGCCGAGACGGCATACGATCACGGCGTCCTGGGCCACGGCGCCCAGGTCAGCGCGTCCGTACCGTCCACGTCCTCCACGTCCTCCACGCAGAAGGCCAGGGCCCAGGCATGA
- a CDS encoding P-II family nitrogen regulator, with translation MKLITAIVKPYRLDAIKTALQEMGVHGLTVSEASGYGRQRGHTEVYRGAEYQVDLVPKVRIEVVVDDADSDAVIETIVKAAHTGKIGDGKVWALPVETVVRVRTGERGPDAL, from the coding sequence ATGAAGCTCATCACCGCGATCGTCAAGCCGTACCGCCTCGACGCGATCAAGACCGCGCTGCAGGAGATGGGCGTGCACGGTCTGACCGTCAGCGAGGCCAGCGGCTACGGTCGGCAGCGCGGCCACACCGAGGTGTACCGGGGCGCCGAGTACCAGGTCGACCTCGTCCCCAAGGTCCGGATCGAGGTCGTCGTCGACGACGCCGACTCGGACGCCGTGATCGAGACGATCGTGAAGGCCGCCCACACCGGGAAGATCGGCGACGGCAAGGTGTGGGCGCTGCCGGTGGAGACGGTCGTACGGGTACGTACGGGCGAGCGGGGTCCCGACGCGCTCTGA
- a CDS encoding oxidoreductase, with the protein MLTYDELTGPERELWDAFPEGRRVDLRTGTPENDRVAGGGEWGPERTVRAAVIVALLLGANAGQPGAVACLKLAGARTTGRLDLAGAQIAHALWLEDCWFEEAVNLLGASTQTLVLTGCRIPGLEADSARVEGNVDLRRSVVESGTLSPFTPEGTALSLTDARVTGGLLLNGAELIAPNGWALSGGGLTMEGGIFCRNGFVAHGEVRLVGAQLPGALVMQGARLEGPGPRGVVLTLDNAVASTLKLSEGFTANGTVRLRGVQVTDNLTFDGAFLNGAPDGDAPALLAMRMQATDFDLTLARPPSGTVDLRGAQVSYLHENEHSWPERVELDGFVYGSIKTAEANGDRREAVGDRESVARRVAWIRSSPGYSPQPYEQLAGWYRKAGHDDDARRVLLARQRHRRRTLAPAARIWGHLLDVTVGYGYRPWLAGVWLLALTLLGTTAFTTDSATAVKPGEGAPFQPFVYTLDLLIPIGGLGQRTAWYWTDGTLQSLAYTLIAVGWILTTAVIAGVTRTLQKN; encoded by the coding sequence GTGCTCACATACGACGAGTTGACGGGCCCGGAGCGTGAGCTTTGGGACGCGTTCCCGGAGGGGCGGCGGGTCGATCTGCGCACGGGGACGCCGGAGAACGACCGGGTTGCCGGGGGCGGGGAGTGGGGGCCGGAGCGGACGGTTCGGGCGGCGGTGATCGTGGCGCTGTTGCTGGGCGCGAACGCCGGACAACCGGGCGCTGTGGCATGCCTGAAGCTCGCCGGGGCTCGGACAACCGGGCGGCTCGACCTGGCCGGCGCGCAGATCGCCCACGCCCTCTGGCTGGAGGACTGCTGGTTCGAGGAGGCGGTGAATCTCCTCGGAGCGTCGACGCAGACACTCGTGCTCACGGGCTGCCGGATACCCGGGCTCGAAGCCGATTCGGCCCGGGTGGAGGGCAACGTCGACCTGCGACGCTCCGTCGTGGAGAGCGGCACCCTCTCCCCCTTCACCCCCGAGGGCACCGCACTGTCACTCACCGACGCCAGGGTGACCGGCGGACTACTCCTCAACGGGGCCGAGTTGATCGCACCCAACGGGTGGGCCCTGTCGGGCGGTGGCCTCACCATGGAAGGGGGCATCTTCTGCCGGAACGGGTTCGTCGCACACGGCGAGGTCCGGCTGGTCGGGGCACAGTTGCCAGGAGCGCTGGTCATGCAAGGAGCCCGACTGGAAGGGCCCGGCCCGCGTGGCGTGGTCCTGACCCTCGACAACGCCGTGGCCTCGACGCTCAAGCTTTCCGAGGGATTCACCGCGAACGGCACCGTGAGACTGCGGGGCGTTCAGGTCACGGACAACCTGACCTTCGACGGAGCCTTCCTGAACGGGGCGCCAGACGGCGACGCCCCCGCCCTGCTCGCCATGCGTATGCAGGCCACCGACTTCGATCTCACCCTCGCCCGGCCCCCGTCCGGCACCGTCGACCTACGGGGCGCTCAGGTGTCGTACCTCCACGAGAACGAGCACAGCTGGCCGGAGAGGGTGGAGCTGGACGGCTTCGTCTACGGCTCCATCAAGACGGCGGAGGCGAACGGCGACCGACGGGAGGCCGTGGGCGACCGGGAGTCGGTGGCCCGCCGGGTGGCCTGGATACGGAGCAGCCCCGGCTACAGTCCCCAGCCCTACGAACAGCTGGCGGGCTGGTACCGCAAGGCCGGCCACGACGACGACGCCCGCCGCGTCCTCCTCGCCCGACAACGCCACCGGCGTCGCACGCTCGCCCCGGCAGCCCGTATCTGGGGCCACCTCCTCGACGTCACCGTCGGCTACGGCTACCGCCCCTGGCTGGCCGGCGTCTGGCTCCTCGCACTGACCCTGCTGGGCACGACGGCGTTCACCACCGACTCTGCCACCGCGGTGAAACCGGGCGAGGGCGCCCCCTTCCAGCCGTTCGTCTACACCCTCGACCTGCTCATCCCCATCGGCGGCCTGGGCCAACGCACCGCCTGGTACTGGACCGACGGCACCCTTCAGTCGCTGGCCTACACCCTGATAGCCGTCGGCTGGATCCTGACCACGGCCGTCATCGCCGGGGTGACGCGCACACTGCAGAAGAACTAG
- a CDS encoding cytidine deaminase, translating into MTDSSALDPEDRKIVTLARSARARNGVPEGAAVRDETGRTYVAGTVALDSLWLSALRTAVAMAVASGAKSLEAAAVVTDAGTLSDEDRAAVRDLGGPGTPVLLAGPDGTVRATVTAG; encoded by the coding sequence ATGACCGACAGCAGCGCGCTCGACCCCGAGGACCGCAAGATCGTGACCCTGGCCCGTTCCGCGCGGGCCCGCAACGGGGTGCCCGAGGGGGCGGCCGTGCGGGACGAGACGGGGCGTACGTATGTCGCCGGAACCGTCGCCCTCGACTCCCTGTGGCTGAGCGCGCTGCGCACTGCCGTCGCCATGGCCGTGGCATCCGGCGCCAAGTCCCTGGAGGCGGCGGCCGTGGTGACCGACGCCGGCACCCTCTCCGACGAGGACCGGGCCGCCGTACGGGACCTTGGCGGTCCCGGGACACCGGTGCTGCTGGCGGGCCCGGACGGGACGGTACGGGCGACGGTGACGGCGGGCTGA
- a CDS encoding MmcQ/YjbR family DNA-binding protein, whose protein sequence is MTPQELRAFCLSFNEAVEDFPFRPEISVFKVLGKMFALTWTGERPLRVNLKCDPEDAVRLRAEHPGLIAPGYHMNKRHWNTVTVDGALPDPLTRELIEDSYDLVVAGLPRAQRLRLDRP, encoded by the coding sequence ATGACCCCACAGGAGTTGCGCGCCTTCTGCCTGTCCTTCAACGAGGCCGTCGAGGACTTCCCCTTCCGTCCCGAGATCTCCGTCTTCAAGGTCCTCGGCAAGATGTTCGCCCTGACCTGGACGGGCGAACGCCCCCTCAGGGTCAACCTCAAGTGCGACCCCGAGGACGCGGTACGGCTCCGCGCCGAGCATCCCGGCCTCATCGCCCCCGGCTATCACATGAACAAGCGCCACTGGAACACGGTGACCGTCGACGGCGCCCTCCCCGACCCCCTGACCAGGGAACTGATCGAGGACTCGTACGACCTGGTGGTGGCGGGCCTGCCTCGCGCGCAGCGGCTCCGCCTCGACCGCCCCTGA